CAAGGATACAACAAGGGCCCGACCAAGATGCAACCATCTGTCGTATTTGATTCCAAATAAATAATTTTTCGAACTCACGTTGGGGGGCATATACATTGACGATGAGAATAGTCGATTGAGAAGCGATAAATTCCATCATTGTTGCGAtccaattttggtttttccaaTGGTCGATTAGAGTGAAAAATTCCTCCTTCCATATGGAGAGTAACCCGCCTGATCTTCCATTTGAACTAACTTGAAAGCTTTTGAAAAATTGAATGTCTCCAAATTTCGTTTAAAATAGGTTGGGACACTTTCTTGACTTTTGTCTCTTGGATTGCGATGAATTGAACTTGATGAATGTTGGCCATTAtaccaacttttttttttttgaaaggcagaaaaaaaattttaattactaaACAAAAGTAGTACAGAAACAAAATGGAGTAATCTTAAGAGATcaccacacaaaaaaaaaaaaaaaaaaaaaagtgcaaAAAGCGATAAGCCAAAAACTCGATCAAAGACTCGATAAAAGTGATAACCAACTTCAGCTTTGTGCAGAGATAGCACCAAGCATCAGACGGAATACACAAACAAGAACACGACTTCACATCAAGAACACATGCGGATTTGACAACCAGTCAAGCCATTCGATTTTTCTACCCTTGATCCTTCTTGATatccattcaaaacttagaactTGGATTTCATTGAGTGCCGTAGTGCCGTTCCACGagtaatttttaaaaattttattattgcGATTCTTCCAAATTAAGTAACCCGTAGTCCACTCAACCGCTTGCCATATTTTTGCTCCGAGCTCGGAAGTGATAGAGTTACAATTTCCCACGAAAGCTTCATTGACGCTAAGGTTGGATACATTGCCTAAACCCCACCATTTGTGCACACGCGACCAAATATCCATAACATAGCTGCAAAAAATAAGAGAGTGTTCGATTGTTTCAACATCATCATCGCATATCGGGCATCGAACCGAATTTAAGTCGATTCCTCGATTATCTAGTTCTACCAATGTTGGAAGTCTTTTTTTCAACGCTCGCCAGATGAAGATTTCAATTTTTTTCGGGACAAGGTTGTTGCGGATTGTTTCCGGTTGGCCTCTTCCATCGGTCAAAATCTTTTCTTCCAATATTTTGGTCATCTTTTTTGTTGTGAATTTTCCGTTAGATGCTAAGTTCCATTGCCACCCATCTTCTTCCCCCCGACCGCCTGTTGAAAGCTGTTATCATGTTCGAAAGAAGATTTAATTCATCAGCAACTCTACCTTG
This window of the Rutidosis leptorrhynchoides isolate AG116_Rl617_1_P2 chromosome 7, CSIRO_AGI_Rlap_v1, whole genome shotgun sequence genome carries:
- the LOC139860387 gene encoding uncharacterized protein encodes the protein MTKILEEKILTDGRGQPETIRNNLVPKKIEIFIWRALKKRLPTLVELDNRGIDLNSVRCPICDDDVETIEHSLIFCSYVMDIWSRVHKWWGLGNVSNLSVNEAFVGNCNSITSELGAKIWQAVEWTTGYLIWKNRNNKIFKNYSWNGTTALNEIQVLSFEWISRRIKGRKIEWLDWLSNPHVFLM